The genomic window ACACCTTCCACTTCTCCTCTCATCCGTTTTGCCACCCTCGTGCAGATCATACGAACGGTCCACTACCTGCACTCAAACAACTTAGCACACAAGTAATTAGATCATCATGCTGttaaaaggagaagagaTGAAACGGATATGTGCTCCTGTGGGTATACGCACTTATGCACTATACACCCCTACGCAGTTGTCCTCATACAGGGTCCCTTTCACCCCCAACGAGCAGGCAACTACTTCCCCAAAGTTTCCTCATCAAATCCGTCAATAACGAAATGATGATTAAATTGAAAGACGTCCATAAAATTAAGACCTATTCTTCGAGAtgttaaaacatttttaaaagttcaaaaaaaaatgtgatccAATTGTAGTGCTCACTGCTGCTTTAcagcattttatttattatttttttttttctcaacatGTAGCCAATTCAAGAATTAGGGGTCAAAACATCTACAGCATTGGACTGATAAGTAATAACAGAAAGGCAGAACCAAATGTGCAGGAGTGAATTGCCTTAAAAAAGCGTTAAAACAAATcttcaaaataataatatatagtTAATCTGTTCTAATAACgagaattgttttttttttttggtgcatcACCATTTCGCGCAAACAAACAACTACCAGTAGAGCTCAACAGTGCACAACGGAACGCACTTCCCCCCAATAGTGGTGCACCCTTTTAAGGAGCTACAACTAATTTGTCCTATTTCCCCCCACACACCCTTTTTACGTGTAGCGTACTTCCTGGTGTGCGGTCAATTCCCAATATTCTACTTtgagaataaagaaaaaaaaattattttccccaaAGAACTGttagttttttcctcctccaaaagAACACTCTTCCATAGGGGAAGACACATCAAATATTAACACCATTCATTAGGTTGACAATGCAGACATCTGTTTCCATCCTCGTAAcgttttctaatttttctttttttaggtaCGAAAATATCTCACCCAAGGGGAGAAGttttgtgaagaaaataCTGCTCAGCGATATCAGGTTATTTTGGAAAATCCCCCCGAGGATATTCCTACgtcgggggaaaaaaaaaaaaattaaccaatTTAGCTAGTTAAGCCAAATGACAAATTACAACATGCGCCTCTCCCAACAGCTCCATGATAACCGCGCGGGACGCGCTAGATCACGTAactaaaagaaagaaacgaaTTTCCGCAATTTTTTGCGTCTAACCCCAAAACGCAAGCAAAAGGACAGTACCGATGGAACcattatttttcacttcaccCGCCCAAGGAATGGTTTAAGGAGAACGTCAAGCAGAACATTTACATCAATTTCGACATGCTCAGAAGGTAGGGCTTGCTTCCCCTCTAATCActtcatatttatatgtatatgcgtaCACACATggatacatatttatatatgtacatttcctCTTTCACCACCCCGGTGATGTACCTACTCGCGAAAACATCCATTAGCATTTACGACTTTTGGAAAAAGAACGCCTTCAAAAGATACATCCTGAACAACATATCCAAGTTTGTAGTGAAGGAAGATATATACAGTAGGCGAACAAGTGCATGTGGTTATTCGCGTCTACACAGATTGCCCCACGTTCTTATGTTTTGGTCACACCGAAGCTATACACCATTTCACCAACACGCCGACGTTCAAATCGTCACATTTCCTATGCAGGATATAACTCCCTATTTTTCTACTTTGATATAATGGAGGAGGGGTcaataaaatatgtgcagTATTTCGcaataatgaagaaattggGCCTCATAGACGCCAACGTAATACACGCTTTCGTGATTTTCTCGACAGAATTATATTCAATCGTGGAACTTTTATTAACGacatttgcaattttctttttcttatcaGATACAAGCCTCGTTCAACGGACTGGACATTTCCAGAAGTGGACAAGTGCAATTCAGCagtaataaatgtgtattttttttttttttttttaaatgtaaaaaattcgTCATTTAGCGGTTTCGCTAGATCACCTCAAACGTACATGCTCCCCCCCCTCAGACATAATTGCTTGCCTTTTAAATGGATTTATAAAGATTGACAAACGAATagtgttaaaattttttaaaaaagtggacTACGACAATGAAGGTTAAAGGCGCTACTGCTTTACACAGCATATATTCAGGCCAGTGCTTACAGGGCAGTCCACTTTACGCATCCGCATAAACGTTCGCATTGGTACTTACGTCCGTATGTCCAAATGCTTTCCCCGCTTCCCACTATCAGGAATTatcaccaaaaaaaagctgTACAAATTTTATAGCATGAAGAGTAGGAACGAAGTCAGCTCCAACGACAAGCGAAAATTTAGTAAGATTTTATCATTCacccatttttgtgcatttccATCTTCATTGCTGCGTGAAGTATTGTGCAATATTGatttcattttgaaaaatggtCATTTGGAAGaagcccccttttttaactaTTGCTGCGCTTAATTGCCCTTCACAGCGAGTTGCTTTTATCAAAATCGTGTGCACGTAGAGTTACGTCCATGTTAGTATGACACATGCAACCACACCAACCATTCTATGCACATTTTCGCTTAGCTTTTGAAGAATTCTTTAACTATATAAGCAAGGAGTAACGGAACAAaccgcattttttttttttttttgttatttataAAGGCGAACCTTCCCCCGCTGTCGAATGGTGAGGGAAACCATTACAGCATACCGCACGTCAGGCACACTTTATGGGCGTACTTAAATATTTTCACTTAATTTCTCCCCACACCGCCCCTATATCAGGTTTAGCTAAATGgttaaaatgggggaagacTTCACATATTCTTTAATTACGAgtggtttattttttattcttcattttaaccACTTTGCCTTTTCAATTCAAAAGGAAttaacttttattttatttttccccttacacATTTCATTGTTtacgtattcattttttcttttttttaccccccttggaggaaatttttaagCCCCGGAGTTTTTCTTATTTGCCCACTTTCGACATGTGCTCTTCatgcttcccttttcctttttaatccTTTATGACACATTTTAAAGTAAgactattattttttcatgtagTACACCTTTCAGGAGACCTAAGCGtcactttctctttttttgcaagcACAAAGCAAACGCCTGCTTCGCATATGCACAg from Plasmodium coatneyi strain Hackeri chromosome 12, complete sequence includes these protein-coding regions:
- a CDS encoding CAMK protein kinase → MKIKNLLLKKRNNLSTSFCLESETNVLKDHIPIHTLKENNKTKVFYSYNLVDGYKYKIIVKRKKQNLKNAKLIISSLDHPYIIKLIHCCEYASSFISVFEFFSDTNIYSSVIFSAKYDERRIKSIVYQIIRTVHYLHSNNLAHKQLLPQSFLIKSVNNEMMIKLKDVHKIKTYSSRSNSRIRGQNIYSIGLITYFLVCGQFPIFYFENKEKKIIFPKELYENISPKGRSFVKKILLSDISSMITARDALDHEWFKENVKQNIYINFDMLRSIYDFWKKNAFKRYILNNISKFVVKEDIYRYNSLFFYFDIMEEGSIKYVQYFAIMKKLGLIDANIQASFNGLDISRSGQVQFSNIIACLLNGFIKIDKRIVLKFFKKVDYDNEGIITKKKLYKFYSMKSRNEVSSNDKRKFTFEEFFNYISKE